The following proteins are encoded in a genomic region of Paenibacillus thermoaerophilus:
- a CDS encoding site-specific DNA-methyltransferase, with protein sequence MAYIEEMIDQISDPELRKVISDEVKKLKENKQFGLVFEHHIPEVVPVYNAPIRPKARVAKKTGKLNETFRVKRILNDKVEMVKDADGSLQIVSVNEIVVVKQFGDPIYPALIPIDSVSNGDPKAPHHILLEADNYHALQLLEYLYPGKIDCIYIDPPFNTGARDWKYNNDYVDKNDSWRHSKWLAMMKKRLVLAKQLLKEDGVLVCAIDDNELATLWLLLKDVFRNYEITCVTVVHHPRGTQGDKFSSLHEYALFVYKKSAVISDRVSSSFGELYKLRRWGSSSEREFGRNKCFYPIFVKDGKVVKIGEVPDDDFHPSAAVIEHEDGTLEFWPIDSHRIERKWRYARDTVTEILDRIFVTEINGEKQLQIGRASERNKTVWTGSRFDAGTHGSKLVSEVLGVQFPYPKSLYTVFDCIRACTKHNKNAIVVDFFAGSGTTLNAVNLLNAEDDGTRQCIMVTNNEVSDDESKSLIEQGLQPGQPEWEEHGICRSITWPRSKYTILGVRDDGSQLTGEYITNQSVEKNKPRKIKQIGFIDSSFLNTATKKKQLVALIEGIPQSAIKRDTAFYVSDDPKNNASILFDEERADEYLSLLDGKEHITDFYIITSNNRIFDQIKNRINEILGPIIVLEEKTRPMSLGFPTNLDYFKLDFLDPNEVALGRQFKAILPIIWMMAGAKGNCPITDYPVPWLIPTDCPFAILIQETKFKEFLKEISGKELTHIFLITNSEEAFFEMKAELNVPNVLMLYKNYLKNFEINRQWKD encoded by the coding sequence ATGGCATATATCGAAGAAATGATTGATCAAATATCAGATCCCGAGCTTCGAAAGGTAATTTCTGATGAAGTTAAAAAATTAAAAGAAAATAAGCAATTTGGGTTGGTGTTTGAACATCATATACCTGAGGTTGTACCGGTTTATAATGCTCCTATAAGACCAAAAGCTAGGGTTGCTAAAAAAACAGGAAAGTTAAACGAAACTTTTCGTGTAAAGAGAATATTGAATGATAAAGTTGAAATGGTAAAAGATGCTGATGGAAGTTTACAAATTGTATCAGTAAATGAGATAGTTGTAGTTAAACAATTTGGCGACCCTATATATCCTGCACTTATTCCGATTGATAGTGTATCAAATGGTGATCCAAAAGCACCACATCACATTTTGCTTGAAGCAGATAACTATCATGCATTACAGTTACTTGAATACTTATATCCAGGAAAAATTGATTGCATATACATAGATCCTCCATTTAATACAGGAGCACGTGATTGGAAGTACAATAATGACTATGTAGATAAGAATGATAGTTGGCGGCATAGTAAATGGTTAGCAATGATGAAAAAGCGTTTAGTGCTGGCAAAACAGTTATTGAAAGAAGATGGAGTCTTAGTTTGTGCAATAGACGATAATGAATTAGCAACACTTTGGTTACTGTTAAAGGATGTATTCCGTAACTATGAGATTACTTGTGTTACAGTTGTTCATCATCCTAGGGGGACACAAGGGGATAAATTTTCATCTTTACACGAATACGCTTTATTCGTGTATAAAAAGTCAGCAGTAATTTCTGATAGAGTAAGCAGTTCATTCGGTGAACTCTATAAGTTAAGAAGATGGGGAAGTTCATCAGAAAGGGAGTTCGGTAGAAATAAATGTTTCTATCCTATATTTGTTAAAGATGGGAAAGTGGTCAAGATCGGAGAAGTTCCGGATGATGATTTTCATCCTTCAGCTGCAGTCATTGAGCATGAGGATGGAACTCTTGAGTTTTGGCCAATTGATTCGCATAGGATTGAACGAAAATGGCGTTATGCCCGGGACACAGTCACAGAAATTCTTGATCGTATTTTTGTCACTGAAATAAATGGCGAAAAGCAGTTACAAATTGGACGAGCGAGTGAAAGGAATAAAACCGTTTGGACTGGTTCTAGATTTGATGCTGGAACACATGGAAGTAAATTAGTTAGTGAAGTATTGGGAGTTCAATTTCCATATCCAAAATCATTATATACAGTCTTTGATTGTATCCGTGCCTGCACAAAACACAATAAGAACGCTATTGTTGTCGATTTTTTTGCAGGATCAGGAACCACACTTAATGCAGTGAACCTTCTGAATGCTGAAGATGATGGTACAAGACAATGTATTATGGTGACCAATAATGAAGTATCGGACGATGAGTCAAAAAGTCTAATTGAGCAAGGTTTGCAACCCGGACAGCCTGAGTGGGAAGAGCACGGAATATGTCGCTCGATTACTTGGCCACGTAGTAAATATACCATCTTAGGTGTCAGGGATGATGGCTCGCAACTTACGGGGGAATATATTACCAACCAGTCAGTTGAGAAAAACAAACCACGCAAGATTAAACAAATTGGTTTTATAGATTCTTCGTTTTTGAATACTGCAACAAAGAAAAAACAACTTGTAGCATTAATAGAAGGCATTCCACAATCGGCTATAAAGAGGGATACAGCGTTTTACGTAAGTGATGATCCTAAAAATAATGCTTCCATTCTTTTTGATGAAGAAAGGGCTGATGAGTATCTTTCTTTATTGGATGGAAAAGAGCATATTACTGATTTTTATATTATAACTTCAAATAACCGAATTTTTGATCAAATAAAAAATCGAATAAATGAAATCCTAGGGCCAATTATAGTGTTAGAGGAAAAAACTCGTCCAATGTCATTGGGATTTCCAACAAATCTCGATTATTTCAAGCTTGATTTTCTTGATCCCAATGAAGTTGCTTTGGGAAGGCAGTTTAAGGCAATACTTCCTATAATTTGGATGATGGCTGGTGCGAAGGGTAATTGTCCTATAACAGATTATCCCGTTCCGTGGTTAATTCCTACAGATTGCCCTTTTGCCATACTGATCCAGGAAACGAAGTTCAAAGAATTTCTTAAAGAAATCAGTGGAAAAGAACTCACTCATATTTTTTTAATTACTAATTCTGAGGAAGCCTTCTTTGAAATGAAGGCTGAACTTAATGTTCCAAATGTATTAATGTTGTACAAAAACTATCTCAAAAATTTTGAAATCAATAGACAATGGAAGGATTAG